The Chroicocephalus ridibundus chromosome 3, bChrRid1.1, whole genome shotgun sequence genome has a segment encoding these proteins:
- the MGME1 gene encoding mitochondrial genome maintenance exonuclease 1 isoform X1 produces MFLVRMKFLQLLSRKPGKLGMLFQIPFCQNQFPYLCLATSTCLYSKKKKVNGYEQVDQEKYKNLVYSVTSYKTSAQTPETILEEDNLLYGPPDKHRPPVKAETKTPKNCVPLINPDKRIPLLSSESNLPMKISLQKTKMPSVTRILQQTMSPQQVFYLERWKQKMIQELGKDGFEEYTKRVFPFFLDLFLQGEFFHAALESIFLSEEVTTKEQREDVAISGYLSSVQHVLKDVSEVKALESAVQHETLQYLGLVDCVAKYRGQLCVIDWKTSEKPKPFLKNTFDNPLQVAAYIGAINHDANYDFQVSCGLIVVAYKNGSPAHPHFMDPDLCSQYWNKWLLRLEEYMDKN; encoded by the exons ATGTTTCTTGTCAGAATGAAATTCCTACAGCTACTGTCCAGGAAACCTGGGAAACTGGGAATGCTTTTTCAAATACCTTTTTGCCAAAACCAATTCCCATATTTGTGTCTGGCCACCTCCACTTGTCtttatagtaaaaagaaaaaagtgaatggTTACGAACAAGTTGaccaagaaaaatacaagaactTGGTCTACTCTGTTACATCTTACAAAACCAGCGCCCAAACACCAGAGACAATATTGGAAGAAGACAATTTGTTATATGGGCCACCGGATAAACACAGACCTCCCGttaaagctgaaacaaaaacTCCCAAGAACTGTGTTCCTTTAATAAACCCCGACAAGAGAATTCCCCTTCTCAGCAGTGAGTCAAACCTCCCCATGAAAATCTctttacaaaaaacaaaaatgcCCAGTGTTACTCGTATTCTTCAACAGACTATGTCTCCACAACAAGTCTTTTATCTAGAAAGATGGAAGCAGAAAATGATACAGGAACTTGGAAAAGATGGGTTTGAAGAGTACACTAAAA gggttttcccatttttcttaGATCTTTTTCTCCAAGGAGAGTTCTTTCATGCAGCTTTGGAATCTATATTTCTGTCTGAAGAAGTGACAACTAAGGAGCAGAGAGAAGATGTTGCTATTTCTGGCTACTTATCAAGCGTGCAGCATGTCTTAAAAGATGTCAGCGAAGTGAAAGCCCTGGAAAGTGCCGTTCAGCATGAGACTCTTCAGTACCTGGGCCTGGTAGACTGCGTGGCTAAGTATCG AGGCCAGTTGTGTGTGATTGACTGGAAAACTTCAGAGAAACCAAAGCCGTTTCTGAAGAATACTTTTGACAACCCATTACAGGTTGCAGCATATATTGGAGCCATAAATCATGATGCCAATTATGACTTCCAG GTTAGCTGTGGACTGATTGTGGTTGCCTATAAGAACGGCTCCCCTGCGCATCCGCATTTCATGGATCCCGACCTGTGCTCGCAGTACTGGAACAAGTGGCTTTTGCGCCTTGAAGAGTACATGGACAAAAACTGA
- the MGME1 gene encoding mitochondrial genome maintenance exonuclease 1 isoform X2: MFLVRMKFLQLLSRKPGKLGMLFQIPFCQNQFPYLCLATSTCLYSKKKKVNGYEQVDQEKYKNLVYSVTSYKTSAQTPETILEEDNLLYGPPDKHRPPVKAETKTPKNCVPLINPDKRIPLLSSESNLPMKISLQKTKMPSVTRILQQTMSPQQVFYLERWKQKMIQELGKDGFEEYTKNLFLQGEFFHAALESIFLSEEVTTKEQREDVAISGYLSSVQHVLKDVSEVKALESAVQHETLQYLGLVDCVAKYRGQLCVIDWKTSEKPKPFLKNTFDNPLQVAAYIGAINHDANYDFQVSCGLIVVAYKNGSPAHPHFMDPDLCSQYWNKWLLRLEEYMDKN, from the exons ATGTTTCTTGTCAGAATGAAATTCCTACAGCTACTGTCCAGGAAACCTGGGAAACTGGGAATGCTTTTTCAAATACCTTTTTGCCAAAACCAATTCCCATATTTGTGTCTGGCCACCTCCACTTGTCtttatagtaaaaagaaaaaagtgaatggTTACGAACAAGTTGaccaagaaaaatacaagaactTGGTCTACTCTGTTACATCTTACAAAACCAGCGCCCAAACACCAGAGACAATATTGGAAGAAGACAATTTGTTATATGGGCCACCGGATAAACACAGACCTCCCGttaaagctgaaacaaaaacTCCCAAGAACTGTGTTCCTTTAATAAACCCCGACAAGAGAATTCCCCTTCTCAGCAGTGAGTCAAACCTCCCCATGAAAATCTctttacaaaaaacaaaaatgcCCAGTGTTACTCGTATTCTTCAACAGACTATGTCTCCACAACAAGTCTTTTATCTAGAAAGATGGAAGCAGAAAATGATACAGGAACTTGGAAAAGATGGGTTTGAAGAGTACACTAAAA ATCTTTTTCTCCAAGGAGAGTTCTTTCATGCAGCTTTGGAATCTATATTTCTGTCTGAAGAAGTGACAACTAAGGAGCAGAGAGAAGATGTTGCTATTTCTGGCTACTTATCAAGCGTGCAGCATGTCTTAAAAGATGTCAGCGAAGTGAAAGCCCTGGAAAGTGCCGTTCAGCATGAGACTCTTCAGTACCTGGGCCTGGTAGACTGCGTGGCTAAGTATCG AGGCCAGTTGTGTGTGATTGACTGGAAAACTTCAGAGAAACCAAAGCCGTTTCTGAAGAATACTTTTGACAACCCATTACAGGTTGCAGCATATATTGGAGCCATAAATCATGATGCCAATTATGACTTCCAG GTTAGCTGTGGACTGATTGTGGTTGCCTATAAGAACGGCTCCCCTGCGCATCCGCATTTCATGGATCCCGACCTGTGCTCGCAGTACTGGAACAAGTGGCTTTTGCGCCTTGAAGAGTACATGGACAAAAACTGA
- the MGME1 gene encoding mitochondrial genome maintenance exonuclease 1 isoform X3, with product MFLVRMKFLQLLSRKPGKLGMLFQIPFCQNQFPYLCLATSTCLYSKKKKVNGYEQVDQEKYKNLVYSVTSYKTSAQTPETILEEDNLLYGPPDKHRPPVKAETKTPKNCVPLINPDKRIPLLSSESNLPMKISLQKTKMPSVTRILQQTMSPQQVFYLERWKQKMIQELGKDGFEEYTKTLESIFLSEEVTTKEQREDVAISGYLSSVQHVLKDVSEVKALESAVQHETLQYLGLVDCVAKYRGQLCVIDWKTSEKPKPFLKNTFDNPLQVAAYIGAINHDANYDFQVSCGLIVVAYKNGSPAHPHFMDPDLCSQYWNKWLLRLEEYMDKN from the exons ATGTTTCTTGTCAGAATGAAATTCCTACAGCTACTGTCCAGGAAACCTGGGAAACTGGGAATGCTTTTTCAAATACCTTTTTGCCAAAACCAATTCCCATATTTGTGTCTGGCCACCTCCACTTGTCtttatagtaaaaagaaaaaagtgaatggTTACGAACAAGTTGaccaagaaaaatacaagaactTGGTCTACTCTGTTACATCTTACAAAACCAGCGCCCAAACACCAGAGACAATATTGGAAGAAGACAATTTGTTATATGGGCCACCGGATAAACACAGACCTCCCGttaaagctgaaacaaaaacTCCCAAGAACTGTGTTCCTTTAATAAACCCCGACAAGAGAATTCCCCTTCTCAGCAGTGAGTCAAACCTCCCCATGAAAATCTctttacaaaaaacaaaaatgcCCAGTGTTACTCGTATTCTTCAACAGACTATGTCTCCACAACAAGTCTTTTATCTAGAAAGATGGAAGCAGAAAATGATACAGGAACTTGGAAAAGATGGGTTTGAAGAGTACACTAAAA CTTTGGAATCTATATTTCTGTCTGAAGAAGTGACAACTAAGGAGCAGAGAGAAGATGTTGCTATTTCTGGCTACTTATCAAGCGTGCAGCATGTCTTAAAAGATGTCAGCGAAGTGAAAGCCCTGGAAAGTGCCGTTCAGCATGAGACTCTTCAGTACCTGGGCCTGGTAGACTGCGTGGCTAAGTATCG AGGCCAGTTGTGTGTGATTGACTGGAAAACTTCAGAGAAACCAAAGCCGTTTCTGAAGAATACTTTTGACAACCCATTACAGGTTGCAGCATATATTGGAGCCATAAATCATGATGCCAATTATGACTTCCAG GTTAGCTGTGGACTGATTGTGGTTGCCTATAAGAACGGCTCCCCTGCGCATCCGCATTTCATGGATCCCGACCTGTGCTCGCAGTACTGGAACAAGTGGCTTTTGCGCCTTGAAGAGTACATGGACAAAAACTGA